The following proteins are encoded in a genomic region of Catellatospora sp. TT07R-123:
- the dnaA gene encoding chromosomal replication initiator protein DnaA, with product MSDLNAVWLAATDELADEIVSAQHRAYLRLTQALAVVDDLVLLSVPDAFIREVIENKLRTAITDTLSRIMGRPVQVAVKIRPPDESGGRPPAASAPEYPSAPAVTPFTPPAPFPAAPVEHQVVAPPADGEDALFGVPMPRHPDPAPVRTAPMRVPDRDGPPDSGPGRGTGPVDPRSSGLGAMRDERRPGATPGSQWESGGNKLNPKYRFETFVIGASNRFAHAASVAVAESPAKAYNPLFIYGGSGLGKTHLLHAIGHYAQELGHARSVRYVSTEEFTNDFINSIRDDKASAFQRRYRDVDILLIDDIQFLEKRDRTQEEFFHTFNTLHNANKQIVITSDRSPKALSTLEDRLRTRFEWGLLADIQPPDLETRIAILQKKAAQERLHAPADVLEFIASRVSNSIRELEGALIRVTAYANLSREQVKLSIAEEVLRDFIPDDAAPEITADQIMLSTSEYFGVSLEDLRGHSRSRVLVNARQVAMYLCRELTDLSLPRIGQAFGGRDHTTVMHADRKIRQQMAERRSLYNQIAELTNRIKQN from the coding sequence GTGAGCGACCTCAACGCCGTGTGGCTGGCCGCCACCGACGAGCTCGCTGACGAGATCGTCTCGGCGCAGCACCGGGCGTACCTGCGCCTGACCCAGGCCCTCGCCGTGGTGGACGACCTCGTCCTGCTGAGCGTCCCGGACGCCTTCATCCGCGAGGTCATCGAGAACAAGCTGCGCACCGCGATCACCGACACGCTGTCGCGCATCATGGGCCGCCCGGTCCAGGTCGCCGTGAAGATCCGGCCGCCCGACGAGTCCGGTGGCCGCCCCCCGGCGGCCTCGGCACCCGAGTACCCGTCGGCCCCAGCGGTCACTCCGTTCACTCCGCCCGCGCCGTTCCCGGCCGCACCGGTCGAGCACCAGGTCGTCGCGCCGCCCGCAGACGGCGAGGACGCGCTGTTCGGCGTACCGATGCCGCGCCATCCCGACCCGGCGCCCGTGCGCACCGCGCCGATGCGCGTGCCCGACCGCGACGGCCCGCCGGACTCCGGTCCCGGCCGCGGCACCGGCCCGGTCGACCCGCGCTCCAGCGGCCTCGGCGCCATGCGCGACGAGCGGCGCCCCGGCGCGACGCCGGGCTCGCAGTGGGAGTCGGGCGGCAACAAGCTCAACCCGAAGTACCGGTTCGAGACCTTCGTCATCGGCGCCTCGAACCGCTTCGCCCACGCCGCCTCGGTGGCCGTGGCCGAGTCGCCGGCCAAGGCCTACAACCCGCTGTTCATCTACGGCGGGTCCGGGCTGGGCAAGACCCACCTTCTGCACGCCATCGGCCACTACGCCCAGGAGCTCGGCCACGCCCGCAGCGTCCGGTACGTGTCGACCGAGGAGTTCACCAACGACTTCATCAACTCGATCCGCGACGACAAGGCCAGCGCCTTCCAGCGGCGCTACCGGGACGTCGACATCCTCCTGATCGACGACATCCAGTTCCTGGAGAAGCGGGACCGGACGCAGGAGGAGTTCTTCCACACCTTCAACACCCTGCACAACGCCAACAAGCAGATCGTGATCACCTCCGACCGCTCGCCCAAGGCGCTGTCGACGCTGGAGGACCGGCTGCGCACGCGCTTCGAGTGGGGTCTGCTGGCCGACATCCAGCCGCCGGACCTGGAGACGCGCATCGCGATCCTGCAGAAGAAGGCGGCGCAGGAGCGGCTGCACGCCCCGGCCGACGTGCTGGAGTTCATCGCGTCGCGGGTGTCGAACTCGATCCGCGAGCTCGAGGGCGCGCTGATCCGGGTCACCGCGTACGCCAACCTCAGCCGGGAGCAGGTGAAGCTGTCCATCGCCGAGGAGGTGCTGCGCGACTTCATCCCCGACGACGCGGCACCGGAGATCACCGCCGACCAGATCATGCTGTCGACGTCGGAGTACTTCGGTGTGAGCCTGGAGGACCTGCGCGGGCACTCGCGCTCGCGTGTCCTGGTCAACGCCCGTCAGGTGGCCATGTACCTGTGCCGCGAGCTGACCGACCTGTCGCTGCCCCGGATCGGGCAGGCGTTCGGCGGCCGCGACCACACCACGGTCATGCACGCCGACCGCAAGATCCGGCAGCAGATGGCGGAGCGCCGCTCGCTGTACAACCAGATCGCGGAGCTGACCAACCGCATCAAGCAGAACTGA
- the gnd gene encoding phosphogluconate dehydrogenase (NAD(+)-dependent, decarboxylating) — protein sequence MQLGLVGLGRMGGNMRDRLTEAGHDVVGYDHNPQISDAESLADLVAKLQAPRAVWVMVPVAVTEPVIDELAGLLSPGDIIIDGGNSRFSSDGPRAERLAPKNIGYVDVGVSGGVWGKEYGYGLMAGGSEEHVARLMPVFEALKPAGEFGFVHAGPVGAGHYAKMVHNGIEYGLMHAYAEGYELLEASELVTNVPGVFKSWREGTVVKSWLLDLMDAALEADPHLDKIKGYADDTGEGRWTVEEAIRLAVPLHVISAALFTRFESRQDDSPAMKAIAALRNQFGGHAVHAADTTPAG from the coding sequence ATGCAGCTCGGACTTGTCGGACTGGGCCGGATGGGCGGCAACATGCGTGACCGCCTCACCGAGGCCGGTCACGACGTCGTCGGGTACGACCACAACCCGCAGATCTCGGACGCCGAGAGCCTCGCCGACCTCGTCGCGAAGCTTCAGGCGCCGCGCGCGGTGTGGGTGATGGTGCCCGTCGCGGTCACCGAGCCGGTGATCGACGAGCTGGCGGGGCTGCTCAGCCCCGGCGACATCATCATCGACGGCGGCAACTCGCGATTCAGCTCCGACGGCCCGCGCGCCGAGCGCCTGGCGCCGAAGAACATCGGGTACGTCGACGTCGGCGTCTCCGGCGGCGTCTGGGGCAAGGAGTACGGCTACGGCCTGATGGCCGGCGGCTCCGAGGAGCACGTCGCCCGGCTGATGCCGGTCTTCGAGGCGCTCAAGCCCGCGGGCGAGTTCGGCTTCGTGCACGCCGGCCCGGTCGGCGCCGGCCACTACGCCAAGATGGTGCACAACGGCATCGAGTACGGCCTGATGCACGCCTACGCCGAGGGCTACGAGCTGCTGGAGGCGTCCGAGCTCGTCACCAACGTGCCCGGCGTGTTCAAGTCGTGGCGTGAGGGCACCGTGGTCAAGTCGTGGCTGCTCGACCTCATGGACGCGGCGCTGGAGGCCGACCCGCACCTGGACAAGATCAAGGGCTATGCCGACGACACCGGCGAGGGCCGCTGGACCGTCGAGGAGGCGATCCGCCTCGCCGTGCCGCTGCACGTGATCTCGGCGGCGCTGTTCACCCGGTTCGAGTCCCGCCAGGACGACTCGCCCGCGATGAAGGCGATCGCCGCGCTGCGCAACCAGTTCGGCGGGCACGCCGTGCACGCCGCCGACACCACGCCCGCCGGCTGA
- the gyrA gene encoding DNA gyrase subunit A, whose amino-acid sequence MSETPDLRPEEDFGVHGRIEPVGLEVEMQRSYLDYAMSVIVGRALPDVRDGLKPVHRKILYAMYDGGFRPDRGYFKCARVVGEVMGNYHPHGDTAIYDSLVRMAQPWSLRYPLIDGNGNFGSPGNDPAAAMRYTECRLFPLAMELLRDIDEDTVEFIPNYDGRNQEPTILPSRFPNLLVNGSEGIAVGMATKIPPHNLREIAQAVQWCLENPEADEATVLDEAIRIVKGPDFPTRGLIVGTAAIEEAYRTGRGSIRMRAVVEVEEDKKGRACLVVTELPYQVNPDNLAERVADLVKEGKLAGIADIRDESSGRTGMRLVLVLKRDAVAKVVLNNLYKHTQLQETFGANMLALVDGVPRTLNLAQFLLHYVTHQIEVIQRRTAYRLRKAEERAHILRGLVKALDMLDEVIALIRRAPSAEESKTGLMQLLDVDEIQATAILDMQLRRLAALERQKIIDELARIEIDIADLKDILARPDRQRRIISEELGDIVAKWGDERRTKIIPFDGEVSMEDLIAREDVVVTITRTGYAKRTKVDLYRSQKRGGKGVSGATLRQDDIVSHFFVCSTHDWILFFTNKGRVYRAKAYEFPEASRVAKGQHVANLLAFQPDESIAQVIEIADYEVAPYLVLATKNGLVKKTALGEFDSNRSGGIIAINLRDDDELVGAALLAAEDDLLLVSKQAQAIRFNATDEALRPMGRATSGVIGMRFGDGDELLAMEVVRDGMDVLDVLVATNGGYAKRTPIDEYPVQGRGGKGVLTAKITERRGGLVGAVVISPEDELFAITSNGGVIRTPVKPVRRTRDRNTMGVKLMDLPEGVTLVAIARNADEPDEQD is encoded by the coding sequence GTGAGCGAGACTCCCGACCTCCGGCCGGAAGAGGACTTCGGCGTGCACGGCCGTATCGAGCCCGTCGGGCTCGAGGTGGAGATGCAGCGGTCGTACCTCGACTACGCGATGAGCGTCATCGTCGGCCGCGCCCTGCCGGACGTGCGCGACGGCCTCAAGCCGGTGCACCGCAAGATCCTCTACGCGATGTACGACGGCGGCTTCCGCCCCGACCGCGGCTACTTCAAGTGCGCCCGCGTCGTCGGCGAGGTGATGGGCAACTACCACCCGCACGGCGACACCGCGATCTACGACTCGCTGGTGCGTATGGCCCAGCCCTGGTCGCTGCGCTACCCGCTGATCGACGGCAACGGCAACTTCGGCTCGCCGGGCAACGACCCCGCGGCCGCCATGCGATACACCGAGTGCCGCCTGTTCCCGCTGGCGATGGAGCTGCTGCGCGACATCGACGAGGACACGGTCGAGTTCATCCCGAACTACGACGGCCGCAACCAGGAGCCGACGATCCTGCCGTCGCGCTTCCCGAACCTGCTGGTCAACGGTTCTGAGGGCATCGCCGTCGGTATGGCCACCAAGATCCCGCCGCACAACCTGCGCGAGATCGCCCAGGCCGTGCAGTGGTGCCTGGAGAACCCGGAGGCCGACGAGGCCACCGTCCTGGACGAGGCCATCCGGATCGTCAAGGGCCCGGACTTCCCGACCCGGGGTCTGATCGTGGGCACCGCGGCGATCGAGGAGGCCTACCGCACCGGCCGCGGCTCGATCCGCATGCGGGCCGTGGTCGAGGTCGAGGAGGACAAGAAGGGCCGCGCCTGCCTGGTCGTCACCGAGCTGCCCTACCAGGTCAACCCGGACAACCTCGCCGAGCGCGTCGCCGACCTGGTCAAGGAGGGCAAGCTCGCCGGCATCGCCGACATCCGCGACGAGTCCTCGGGCCGTACCGGCATGCGGCTGGTGCTCGTGCTCAAGCGCGACGCCGTCGCCAAGGTGGTGCTGAACAACCTCTACAAGCACACCCAGCTGCAGGAGACCTTCGGCGCCAACATGCTGGCCCTGGTCGACGGCGTGCCGCGCACGCTGAACCTGGCCCAGTTCCTGCTGCACTACGTCACGCACCAGATCGAGGTCATCCAGCGCCGGACGGCTTACCGCCTGCGCAAGGCCGAGGAGCGGGCCCACATCCTGCGCGGTCTGGTCAAGGCGCTGGACATGCTGGACGAGGTCATCGCCCTCATCCGCCGCGCGCCGAGCGCGGAGGAGTCCAAGACCGGCCTGATGCAGCTGCTCGACGTCGACGAGATCCAGGCGACCGCGATCCTCGACATGCAGCTGCGCCGACTGGCCGCACTGGAGCGTCAGAAGATCATCGACGAGCTCGCCCGGATCGAGATCGACATCGCCGACCTCAAGGACATCCTGGCCAGGCCGGACCGCCAGCGCCGGATCATCTCCGAGGAGCTGGGCGACATCGTCGCCAAGTGGGGCGACGAGCGGCGGACGAAGATCATCCCGTTCGACGGCGAGGTCTCCATGGAGGACCTCATCGCCCGCGAGGACGTCGTCGTCACCATCACCCGAACCGGGTACGCCAAACGGACAAAGGTTGACCTCTATCGCTCGCAGAAGCGCGGCGGCAAGGGCGTGTCCGGGGCGACGCTGCGGCAGGACGACATCGTCAGCCACTTCTTCGTCTGCTCGACGCACGACTGGATCCTGTTCTTCACGAACAAGGGCCGCGTCTACCGCGCCAAGGCGTACGAGTTCCCCGAGGCCTCCCGGGTGGCCAAGGGCCAGCACGTGGCCAACCTGCTCGCCTTCCAGCCGGACGAGTCGATCGCCCAGGTGATCGAGATCGCCGACTACGAGGTCGCGCCGTACCTCGTGCTCGCCACCAAGAACGGTCTGGTCAAGAAGACCGCGCTGGGGGAGTTCGACTCCAACCGCAGCGGCGGCATCATCGCGATCAACCTGCGCGACGACGACGAGCTCGTCGGCGCGGCCCTGCTCGCGGCGGAGGACGATCTGCTCCTGGTCAGCAAGCAGGCGCAGGCGATCCGCTTCAACGCCACCGACGAGGCGCTGCGCCCGATGGGCCGGGCGACCTCGGGCGTCATCGGCATGCGCTTCGGCGACGGCGACGAACTGCTCGCGATGGAGGTGGTACGCGACGGCATGGACGTGTTGGATGTCCTCGTGGCCACCAACGGGGGCTACGCCAAGCGCACCCCGATCGACGAGTACCCGGTGCAGGGCCGGGGCGGTAAGGGCGTACTGACCGCAAAGATCACCGAACGCCGTGGCGGACTGGTGGGTGCGGTCGTTATCAGCCCGGAAGACGAGCTCTTCGCTATCACGAGCAACGGCGGAGTTATCCGAACTCCGGTGAAGCCCGTGCGGCGGACGCGCGATCGGAACACAATGGGTGTCAAGCTGATGGACCTCCCAGAAGGCGTAACCCTCGTCGCCATTGCCCGCAATGCCGATGAGCCGGACGAACAGGACTAG
- a CDS encoding DUF721 domain-containing protein — translation MSESVPPNKPEAAGPQLARAALDAALKKRAARAEAATAQPDTNRRYRPRGYSGPGPDPRDPAKLGDVLARLMKQRGWQRPTAEATVFGEWEKVVGPDIAAHSRPVKLENGELTVEAESTAWATQLRLLARTILGRVAGVVGHNVVTKLHIHGPAAPSWSHGRKRVRGSGPGDTYG, via the coding sequence GTGTCTGAGTCCGTACCCCCGAACAAGCCGGAGGCCGCGGGCCCGCAGCTGGCCCGGGCCGCGCTCGACGCGGCGCTCAAGAAGCGCGCCGCGCGGGCCGAGGCGGCCACCGCGCAGCCGGACACCAACCGCCGCTACCGCCCGCGCGGCTACTCGGGCCCCGGACCCGATCCGCGCGACCCGGCCAAGCTGGGCGACGTGCTGGCCAGGCTGATGAAGCAGCGGGGCTGGCAGCGGCCGACCGCCGAGGCGACGGTGTTCGGCGAGTGGGAGAAGGTCGTCGGCCCGGACATCGCCGCGCACAGCCGGCCGGTGAAGCTGGAGAACGGCGAGCTGACCGTCGAGGCCGAGTCCACGGCCTGGGCCACCCAGCTGCGCCTGCTGGCGCGCACGATCCTGGGCCGGGTCGCCGGGGTCGTCGGGCACAACGTCGTCACCAAGCTGCACATCCACGGCCCGGCCGCGCCGTCCTGGTCGCACGGGCGCAAACGCGTCCGCGGCTCGGGTCCGGGCGACACCTACGGCTGA
- the rnpA gene encoding ribonuclease P protein component → MLPAAHRLRRSSDFATAVRAGRRAGRGAVVVHLMVPAGAEAQNTAWSERETAPDHAVVVPGEAVGAPALAGFVVSKAVGKAVTRNTVKRRLRHLVAERLDRLPAGSLLVVRALPQAAAAPYAQLGRDLDAALAAVARGRADKGPRPAATGNRP, encoded by the coding sequence ATGCTGCCAGCGGCGCACCGGTTGAGGCGGAGCAGTGACTTCGCCACCGCCGTGCGCGCGGGCCGCCGGGCAGGCCGTGGCGCCGTCGTGGTGCACCTGATGGTGCCCGCCGGTGCCGAAGCACAGAACACGGCGTGGTCGGAGCGGGAAACCGCTCCCGACCACGCCGTTGTCGTGCCCGGGGAGGCCGTCGGGGCACCGGCGCTGGCCGGCTTCGTCGTCTCCAAGGCTGTGGGTAAGGCCGTGACCCGCAATACGGTCAAGCGACGGCTGCGGCACCTGGTCGCCGAGCGGCTGGACCGGCTGCCCGCCGGGTCGCTGCTGGTGGTGCGCGCGCTGCCCCAGGCGGCGGCCGCGCCGTACGCCCAACTCGGTCGCGACCTCGACGCCGCACTCGCCGCGGTCGCCCGCGGCCGTGCGGACAAGGGTCCGCGGCCCGCTGCGACGGGAAACAGGCCATGA
- the recF gene encoding DNA replication/repair protein RecF (All proteins in this family for which functions are known are DNA-binding proteins that assist the filamentation of RecA onto DNA for the initiation of recombination or recombinational repair.), whose amino-acid sequence MYVRRLELVDVRSYARVGVDLEPGPNVLIGPNGVGKTNLVEALGYIATLSSHRVSTDAPLVRVGASTGVIRCAIVHDRRELLAELEIIPGRANRARLGRSPARRPRDILGALRLVLFAPEDLSLVRGDPEQRRRYLDDLLVARQPRFAAVRADYERVLKQRNALLRTAYLTRKVTRQGGDLSTLEVWDTHLAEHGAQLLRARLALVEQLAPYLEDAYQQVSAGTGKAAAEYRGSVAEPTPEALLAALAEVRSDEVARGTTLAGPHRDDLVLRLGDLPVKGYASHGESWSYALAMRLAGYSLLRADGIEPVLVLDDVFAELDSGRRERLATLIGDAAQVIVTCAVEADVPATLRGARFRVELGEVERV is encoded by the coding sequence GTGTACGTCCGCAGGCTCGAACTCGTCGACGTCCGCTCGTACGCGCGGGTGGGCGTCGACCTCGAGCCCGGACCGAACGTGCTGATCGGCCCCAACGGCGTCGGCAAGACCAACCTCGTCGAGGCGCTGGGCTACATCGCGACCCTGTCCAGCCACCGCGTCTCCACCGACGCGCCGCTGGTCCGGGTCGGCGCGAGCACCGGTGTGATCCGGTGCGCGATCGTGCACGACCGCCGCGAGCTGCTGGCCGAGCTGGAGATCATCCCCGGCCGGGCCAACCGGGCCCGGCTGGGACGCTCCCCGGCCCGCCGCCCGCGCGACATCCTGGGCGCGCTGCGCCTGGTGCTGTTCGCCCCCGAGGATCTCTCCCTGGTCCGGGGCGACCCGGAGCAGCGCCGCCGCTACCTCGACGACCTGCTGGTGGCCCGGCAGCCCCGGTTCGCCGCGGTACGGGCCGACTACGAGCGGGTGCTCAAGCAGCGCAACGCCCTGCTGCGCACGGCGTACCTGACGCGCAAGGTGACCCGGCAGGGCGGCGACCTGAGCACCCTGGAGGTGTGGGACACCCACCTGGCCGAGCACGGCGCCCAGCTGCTGCGGGCCCGGCTCGCCCTGGTCGAGCAGCTCGCGCCGTATCTGGAGGACGCCTACCAGCAGGTGAGCGCGGGGACGGGCAAGGCGGCGGCGGAGTACCGCGGGTCCGTGGCCGAGCCGACCCCGGAGGCGCTGCTGGCGGCGCTGGCCGAGGTGCGCTCGGACGAGGTCGCCCGGGGGACCACGCTGGCCGGGCCGCATCGCGACGACCTGGTGCTGCGCCTGGGCGACCTGCCGGTGAAGGGCTACGCCAGCCACGGCGAGTCCTGGTCGTACGCGCTGGCGATGCGGCTGGCCGGGTACAGCCTGCTGCGCGCCGACGGGATCGAGCCCGTGCTGGTGCTCGACGACGTCTTCGCCGAGCTGGACTCGGGCCGCCGGGAGCGGCTGGCCACGCTGATCGGCGACGCCGCCCAGGTGATCGTCACCTGTGCCGTGGAGGCTGATGTGCCCGCGACGCTGCGTGGGGCACGATTCCGGGTGGAGCTGGGGGAGGTGGAGCGTGTCTGA
- the gyrB gene encoding DNA topoisomerase (ATP-hydrolyzing) subunit B: MAAEEGLRVAAQKQNSDYNASSITVLEGLEAVRKRPGMYIGSTGERGLHHLIWEVVDNAVDEALAGACDTILITLTADGGVRVVDNGRGIPVDMHPKEKRPTVEVVLTVLHAGGKFDGEAYAVSGGLHGVGISVVNALSTRIDLEINKDGYVWTQRYNNTKPEPLVQGAATTKTGTSVTFYPDPTIFETVEFNFETIYRRVQEMAFLNRGLTIALRDERALAGAGDEEVEIREVTFCYKGGISDFVRHLNNTKSPIHKSVVEFEAESDGMALEVAMQWNESYGESVYTFANTINTHEGGTHEEGFRAALTTIVNKYGADKKILKSDEKLSGEDIREGLAAIVSVKLRNPQFEGQTKTKLGNTEVKSFVQKICNEWLADWLERNPAEAKMIIGKASQAARARIAAAQARKLARRKSLLESGSMPGKLADCQSTDPKMCELFIVEGDSAGGSAKQGRDPRVQAILPIRGKILNVEKARIDKVLKNNEVQALITALGTGIHDEFDIEKLRYHKIVLMADADVDGQHIQTLLLTLLFRFMRPLVELGHVYLASPPLFKIKWNKKGDDAQYAYSDRERDGLIRLRQETKPNAKPDDIQRFKGLGEMNYPELWETTMNPGTRTLRQVTLDDAATADELFSVLMGEDVEARRSFIQRNAKDVRFLDI; encoded by the coding sequence ATGGCGGCGGAGGAGGGATTGAGAGTGGCAGCGCAGAAGCAGAACAGCGACTACAACGCATCGTCGATCACCGTTCTGGAGGGCCTGGAGGCGGTACGCAAGCGCCCGGGCATGTACATCGGCTCGACCGGTGAGCGCGGCTTGCACCACCTGATCTGGGAGGTGGTCGACAACGCCGTCGACGAGGCGCTGGCGGGAGCCTGCGACACCATCCTCATCACGCTGACGGCTGACGGCGGCGTGCGCGTGGTGGACAACGGCCGCGGCATCCCGGTCGACATGCACCCCAAGGAGAAGCGGCCGACCGTCGAGGTCGTGCTGACGGTCCTGCACGCCGGCGGCAAGTTCGACGGCGAGGCGTACGCGGTCTCCGGCGGTCTCCACGGTGTCGGCATCTCGGTGGTGAACGCGCTGTCCACCCGGATCGACCTGGAGATCAACAAGGACGGGTACGTCTGGACCCAGCGGTACAACAACACCAAGCCCGAGCCGCTCGTGCAGGGCGCGGCCACCACCAAGACCGGCACCAGCGTCACGTTCTACCCGGACCCGACGATCTTCGAGACGGTCGAGTTCAACTTCGAGACCATCTACCGCCGGGTGCAGGAGATGGCCTTCCTCAACCGCGGCCTGACCATCGCGCTGCGCGACGAGCGCGCGCTGGCCGGCGCCGGTGACGAGGAGGTCGAGATCCGTGAGGTGACCTTCTGCTACAAGGGCGGCATCTCCGACTTCGTGCGGCACCTCAACAACACCAAGAGCCCCATCCACAAGTCGGTGGTCGAGTTCGAGGCCGAGAGCGACGGCATGGCGCTCGAGGTCGCGATGCAGTGGAACGAGTCGTACGGTGAGAGCGTCTACACGTTCGCGAACACCATCAACACGCACGAGGGCGGCACGCACGAGGAAGGCTTCCGTGCGGCGCTGACGACCATCGTCAACAAGTACGGCGCGGACAAGAAGATCCTCAAGAGCGACGAGAAGCTCTCGGGCGAGGACATCCGCGAGGGTCTGGCCGCCATCGTCTCGGTGAAGCTGCGCAACCCCCAGTTCGAGGGCCAGACGAAGACCAAGCTCGGCAACACCGAGGTCAAGAGCTTCGTGCAGAAGATCTGCAACGAGTGGCTGGCGGACTGGCTGGAGCGCAACCCGGCCGAGGCCAAGATGATCATCGGCAAGGCCTCGCAGGCGGCCCGTGCCCGCATCGCCGCCGCCCAGGCGCGCAAGCTGGCCCGGCGCAAGTCGCTGCTGGAGTCGGGCTCGATGCCGGGCAAGCTGGCCGACTGCCAGTCGACCGACCCGAAGATGTGCGAGCTGTTCATCGTCGAGGGCGACTCGGCCGGCGGCTCGGCCAAGCAGGGCCGCGACCCGCGGGTGCAGGCCATCCTGCCGATCCGCGGCAAGATCCTGAACGTCGAGAAGGCCCGGATCGACAAGGTCCTCAAGAACAACGAGGTCCAGGCGCTGATCACCGCGCTGGGCACGGGCATCCACGACGAGTTCGACATCGAGAAGCTGCGGTACCACAAGATCGTGCTGATGGCCGACGCGGACGTCGACGGCCAGCACATCCAGACGCTGCTGCTCACGCTGCTGTTCCGGTTCATGCGTCCGCTGGTCGAGCTGGGCCACGTCTACCTCGCCTCGCCGCCGCTGTTCAAGATCAAGTGGAACAAGAAGGGCGACGACGCGCAGTACGCGTACTCCGACCGCGAGCGCGACGGCCTGATCCGCCTGCGTCAGGAGACCAAGCCCAACGCCAAGCCGGACGACATCCAGCGGTTCAAGGGTCTCGGCGAGATGAACTACCCGGAGCTGTGGGAGACCACGATGAACCCGGGTACCCGGACCCTGCGCCAGGTCACCTTGGACGACGCGGCAACCGCCGACGAGCTCTTCAGCGTGCTGATGGGTGAGGACGTGGAAGCGCGCCGTTCGTTCATTCAGCGCAACGCGAAGGATGTCCGGTTCCTGGACATTTAA
- the rpmH gene encoding 50S ribosomal protein L34, translating to MSKRTYQPNNRRRAKTHGFRLRMRTRAGRAVLSSRRAKGRAQLAV from the coding sequence GTGAGCAAGCGCACGTACCAGCCGAACAACCGTCGGCGCGCGAAGACCCACGGCTTCCGGCTGCGTATGCGGACCCGTGCCGGCCGCGCGGTGCTGTCCTCGCGCCGGGCCAAGGGCCGCGCCCAGCTGGCGGTCTAG
- the dnaN gene encoding DNA polymerase III subunit beta has translation MKFRVERDALADAVAWTAKSLPSRPSVPVLAGVMLRVADGRLHVSGFDYEVSNQVDVEVQADADGATLVSGRLLAEITKALPAKPVEIAAVGAHLELVCGSARFTLPTMPVEDYPTLPELPASAGRVDAAVFASAVAQVAIAAGRDETLPMMTGVRLELTGDSLALLATDRYRLAIREITWTPDDDSINVNALVPARTLADTAKTLGPTGGDVTIALAGGGAGEGMIGFVGSAKVGGSRRTTSRLLDGQSYPPVRSLFAPSYASEARVAVSSLVEVVKRVSLVAEKATPVRLSFSEDGLVVEAGGTEEARASEAMDATFTGEAMTIAFNPQYLIEGLAALGAPTAVFSFNDPFKPAVITPAGDDGAVISGFRYLIMPIRVGR, from the coding sequence ATGAAGTTCCGAGTGGAGCGTGATGCGCTCGCCGACGCCGTGGCGTGGACGGCCAAGAGCCTGCCCAGCCGCCCGTCGGTGCCGGTGCTCGCCGGAGTGATGCTGCGCGTGGCCGACGGCCGCCTGCACGTCTCCGGGTTCGACTACGAGGTCTCCAACCAGGTCGACGTCGAGGTCCAGGCGGACGCCGACGGTGCGACCCTGGTCTCCGGCCGCCTGCTCGCCGAGATCACCAAGGCGCTGCCCGCCAAGCCGGTCGAGATCGCCGCCGTCGGTGCGCACCTGGAGCTGGTCTGCGGCAGCGCGCGGTTCACCCTGCCGACGATGCCGGTCGAGGACTACCCGACCCTGCCGGAGCTGCCCGCCAGCGCGGGCCGGGTCGACGCCGCGGTGTTCGCCTCCGCCGTCGCCCAGGTGGCCATCGCCGCCGGGCGCGACGAGACCCTGCCGATGATGACCGGCGTGCGGCTGGAGCTGACCGGGGACTCCCTGGCCCTGCTCGCCACCGACCGGTACCGGCTGGCCATCCGGGAGATCACCTGGACCCCGGACGACGACAGCATCAACGTCAACGCCTTGGTGCCCGCGCGCACCCTGGCCGACACGGCCAAGACCCTCGGCCCGACCGGCGGGGACGTGACCATCGCGCTCGCCGGCGGCGGCGCCGGTGAGGGCATGATCGGCTTCGTGGGCAGCGCCAAGGTCGGCGGCTCGCGGCGCACCACCAGCCGCCTGCTCGACGGGCAGTCGTACCCGCCGGTGCGGTCGCTGTTCGCGCCCAGCTACGCCTCCGAGGCCCGGGTCGCCGTCTCCTCGCTGGTCGAGGTCGTCAAGCGCGTGTCGCTCGTAGCGGAGAAAGCGACTCCGGTCCGCCTGAGCTTCAGTGAGGATGGTCTCGTGGTCGAGGCCGGCGGCACCGAGGAGGCCCGGGCGAGCGAGGCGATGGACGCCACGTTCACCGGCGAGGCGATGACGATCGCGTTCAACCCGCAGTACCTCATCGAGGGCCTGGCGGCGCTCGGCGCGCCGACGGCGGTGTTCTCGTTCAACGACCCGTTCAAGCCCGCTGTGATCACCCCCGCCGGCGACGACGGTGCGGTCATTTCCGGTTTCCGTTACCTGATCATGCCGATCCGGGTTGGCCGCTGA